In one window of Sciurus carolinensis chromosome X, mSciCar1.2, whole genome shotgun sequence DNA:
- the LOC124971667 gene encoding zinc finger protein 449-like, translating into MLHDHSNDCEVLRQHFRQFQYTEAAGPREAFSRLWELCCRWLKPKMRSMEQILELLVLEQFLTILPTEMESWVSAYGPESRERLLALIEDWQRQRHIPPLEVDMHDMLLEELAPVGTVPMPPNMHLETSALQGMGPVQEAPVTEAWIPQAGPQELNYGAAGECQPFLDPGHATPESGWSCLLECRGEPGMAELLGGRHVEQAPESRRGFGIGRESKGSASAQGNLGSVQPCLVCLDANAPHAPPPMGCEKLEPPSDTAPEELLSSCWKPVHPPRPCAAGKPLPLAAPKPRDPQEKPHRCGQCGQCFTCKKRLSTHLKIHAGELGYKCPGCEKGFLHRSDLDRHVRIHTGERPYECSLCHKRFIQGAHLTMHQRGPCAKDNYQCHKCSKRFANRANLMGHLKTHTQEKRHECHSCGKRFNRRTALTLHQRTHTQERPFSCQHCEKSYRQRSSLMIHLRIHTGEKPYICSHCSKSFIKKAGLIAHQAAHFREGFPGNPPQEGMSPEPSDSNPTGAAPACAGLGPEDALV; encoded by the exons ATGCTGCACGACCACAGCAATGACTGCGAGGTGTTGCGCCAGCACTTCAGGCAGTTCCAGTACACAGAGGCGGCCGGGCCTCGGGAAGCTTTCAGCAGGCTGTGGGAGCTTTGCTGTCGGTGGCTGAAGCCCAAGATGCGCTCTATGGAGCAAATCCTGGAGCTGCTGGTGTTGGAGCAATTCCTAACCATACTGCCCACGGAGATGGAGAGCTGGGTGAGCGCGTACGGCCCGGAGAGCAGAGAAAGACTTTTGGCCCTGATAGAAGACTGGCAGAGACAGCGCCACATACCACCGCTGGAG GTCGACATGCATGACATGCTCTTGGAAGAACTGGCTCCAGTAGGAACAGTACCCATGCCACCAAACATGCACCTGGAGACGTCTGCACTCCAGGGAATGGGACCTGTCCAGGAGGCCCCAGTGACAGAGGCCTGGATCCCACAGGCAGGGCCTCAGGAGCTGAACTATGGTGCCGCTGGGGAATGCCAGCCCTTTCTGGATCCTG GACATGCCACCCCAGAGTCTGGCTGGAGCTGCCTGCTGGAGTGCAGGGGAGAGCCAGGGATGGCAGAGCTGCTGGGCGGCCGGCACGTGGAGCAAGCACCTGAGTCCAGGAGAG GTTTTGGAATCGGCAGAGAAAGCAAAGGGAGTGCGTCAGCGCAGGGAAACCTGGGCAGCGTGCAGCCATGTTTGGTTTGTTTAGACGCGAATGCGCCTCATGCTCCTCCACCCATGGGCTGTGAAAAGCTGGAACCTCCGAGCGACACCGCCCCAGAGGAGCTGCTGAGCTCCTGCTGGAAGCCGGTGCACCCGCCGAGGCCCTGTGCGGCAGGGAAGCCCCTGCCCCTGGCAGCCCCCAAGCCCAGGGATCCCCAAGAGAAACCCCATCGCTGCGGCCAGTGTGGACAGTGCTTCACTTGCAAGAAGCGGCTGTCCACTCACCTGAAAATCCACGCGGGGGAGCTGGGTTACAAGTGCCCCGGCTGTGAGAAGGGCTTCCTGCACCGCTCAGACCTGGACCGGCACGTGCGCATCCACACAGGGGAGAGGCCCTACGAGTGCTCCCTGTGCCACAAGCGCTTCATTCAGGGGGCGCACCTCACCATGCACCAGAGAGGGCCCTGTGCCAAGGACAACTACCAGTGCCATAAGTGCAGCAAGAGGTTTGCCAACAGGGCCAACCTGATGGGACACCTGAAAACTCACACGCAGGAGAAACGTCACGAGTGCCACAGCTGTGGGAAGCGCTTCAATCGGCGGACGGCTCTCACTCTGCACCAGAGGACGCACACCCAGGAGAGACCGTTCTCCTGCCAGCACTGTGAGAAAAGCTACAGACAGCGATCCAGCCTCATGATCCACCTGAGGATCCACACCGGGGAGAAGCCCTACATCTGCAGCCACTGTTCCAAGAGCTTCATAAAGAAAGCAGGCCTCATCGCGCACCAGGCGGCGCACTTCAGAGAAGGGTTCCCTGGGAACCCGCCGCAGGAGGGAATGAGTCCCGAGCCAAGTGACAGTAACCCCACAGGGGCTGCGCCTGCCTGTGCTGGGCTGGGGCCGGAGGACGCTCTGGTCTGA